The genomic stretch CGATCACCAGGGGGATCGGGCCCAGGCTGGCGCCGCTGGCAAAGGCCGACTTCAGTTCAACCAGCCCGGCCAGGGTGATGGCCGGGATCCCAAGCAGGAAGGAGAACCTGGCCGCCGCAGGCCGCTGCCAACCGTCGAAGAGGGAGGCCGTGAGGGTGCTGCCGGATCGAGACACCCCGGGGATGACCGCCAGGGCCTGGGCGATCCCCACCAGCAGACCGTCGAGCGGGCGAACCTGGGGAAGATCCCGCGTGCGGCGACCGACCCGCTCGGCCAGGGCCAGCAGCAGAGCCATCACGATCGAGACCAGGGCGATCGAGGTGATGCCGCGCAGCGGTGAGCTCTCGTAGGCAGGCCACAGAGTCTTGATGGCCAGGCCCGCCAGCACGATCGGCAGGGTGCCGATCGCCATGGCCAGGCCCAGCCGAGCCGAGGGATCCCCCCACTGCCCGTGGCGGGAGGCCCGGCTGACCCCTGTGAGCACCTGCGCCAGGTCGCGGCGGAAATAGACGATCACGGCCGCGATGCTTCCCAGCTGGATGACAGCCGTGACGGCCACTCCCGGATCGCCCCAGCCGAGCAGCACCGGCACCACCTTGAGATGGGCGGTGCTGCTGATCGGCAGGAATTCAGTGAGCCCCTGCACAATCCCGAGCACGAGGGCATGCCAGCAGGCCTCGAGAAAACCTGGAACCGGGGCTGAGAGGGCAGAGCCCATGCGCGGATTGGCACGGCGGAGCCAGTGACCTTATGTCCGCGTAGGCCGCGGCTCAGGCTCCGGCGTCCCTTAAGGTTGCATACCTTTCTTCACAGAACCAGGTGATCGGGGCCACCGCCACTCCCTCCACGTCCGCCCTGGTCCCCGAGACCCTCGTCCTTGACTGGCCCAGGCCCAGCACGCCACGCCGGAGCCTCCTTGGAGCGTCCCCGGCCGCCACTCTGCCCGTGGTGGCGGCCGCACTGGTGGTGGTGCCGGTGTTCCTTCAGGCCCCCTGGGTCCGCCTCCACCCCAGCAGCGCCACGCTCTTCACTGCCGTGATTCTGACCGTCGGGCTGCTGCTGGAGCTGCGGGGCCCTGAGCGCTGGCGCGGTTTCGGGCCGCTGCTGGTGGGCTTCAGCGGCAGCTGGCTGGCCGGCTGCGTCTTCTGGGGATGGTGCCGACTGCATCCCCTCTGGCATCTGCCGATCGAGGCCTTCGCTCTGCCCCTGGCTCTGGCCGGCCTCAGCGGGCGCTGGCGCAGCGGGGCCCTCTTCTATCTGGCCTCACTCCTGGGAACCGCCTGCACCGATGGGGCCATGGCCCTCACTGGGGTGATGCCGCTCTGGCCACAGGTGTTGAGTGCCCCGGTCCTCGAGGCCCCCGCTCTCCTCCACGGGGCCGCCCTGCAGGTGCTGCGGCCGGCCCCGCTGGCACTGGTGCTGGGCCTGGCATTCGTTCTGACGCTGCTGGCGCGCGGCTGCCGCCGCTCGGGTCCAGGCGGGCGACTGGCGGCCTCCACCCTGGTGACCACCCTGGTGGTGGACGGTCTTTTCCTGATCGCCTCGCTGTTCAGCCCTCAGCTCAGTGGTCTCGTGTGAGAGGGGGCGGAGCGGCTCTGCGGGACGGGAATTGAAGAACTGCAAAAGCCTTGGCCCTGTGGGGATTGATCCGCCGACCGGCCTGTAGCGTTGCCCCTGACCCTGCTCGGAACGATTCCGAGTCAAGGCCTGCATCCAACGGCGATCCTCACCGATCCACACCACGGAGAACTTCGATGAAACGGCTGGTTGCCTGGATCATGAGCGGCGTGCTGATGGCCGGCCTGCTGGTGTCGCTGCTCCTGCCGCCGGCGGTCCAGGCCGAGGAGCTCCGCAACGTCGCCGATGAGAAGATCGCGGCTCGCGAAGGCAAGGTGGATCTCAACAACTCCCCCGTGCGCAGCTTCCAGCAGTTCCCCGGCATGTATCCGACCCTGGCCGGCAAGATCGTGATCGGTGGTCCCTACGAGGAGATCGACGATGTGCTCAACCTGGATCTGACGGATCGGCAGAAGGAGCTGTTCGAGAAGTACAAGGACAATTTCACGGTGACCCCTCCCTCGATCGCCCTGAACGAGGGCGACGATCGCATCAACGCGGGCGTCTACCGCTGAACCCCTAAAGTCGCGACCCTCCGAAAGCCGTCGGTCTCCGGCGGCTTTTTTTTCGTGGCCCCATGCCCTCGACACCCCGCCCTCGACCACCCCTGGCCCCGATCTGGGATGTGGTGGTGGTGGGGGGCGGGGCCGCCGGGCTGATGGCCTGTCTGGAATTGCCCGCCGGCCTGAAGGTCCTCCTGCTCAGCAAGGAGCGCGGCCCCCGAACCGCAAGCCGTTGGGCCCAGGGCGGCATCGCGGCGGTCACCCGGGCCGAGGACAGTCTGGAGAGCCACCGTGACGACACCCTGCGAGCAGGGGCGGGACTGTGCGATCCCGGGGCCGTCGATCTGCTGGTGCGTCAGGCTCCCGCCTGCGTGGAGCGGTTGCTGGGGCTGGGCATGGCCTTTGACCGCAACGGCAGCGGCCTGAGCACCACCCTCGAGGCCGCCCACAGCCACCGGCGGGTGCTCCACGCCCAGGACCGCACCGGGGGCGCGCTGGTGGATGCCCTGGAGAGGGAGGTGCTGCGCCGCCCTGGGCTGGTGCAGCGCAAGGGGCTGATGGCCCTCCAGATCTGGGTCGATCAGGGCCGCTGTCTCGGGCTGCAGGTGCTGGAGAACGATCAGGTGCGTTGGCTGAGGGCCGGTGCCGTGGTGCTGGCCAGCGGCGGCGGCGGCCACCTGTTCGAGAAGACCACCAATCCGTCCCAGTCCACCGGCGATGGAGTGGCCATGGCCTGGCGGGCCGGGGCCGCCATCCGCGATCTGGAGTTCGTCCAGTTTCACCCCACCGCCCTGATGCTGCCGGGGGCTCCCCACTTCCTGATCTCTGAGGCGGTGCGGGGTGAAGGGGCGCGCCTGATCGACAGCCACGGCGACAGTCCAGTGGCCGACCTCGCCAGCGCCGATCTGGCTCCCCGCGATCAGGTGAGCCGTGCCCTGGTGCGAACCATGCAGGCCCAGGGCGTCGACCACCTCTGGCTCGACCTGCGCCCGGTGGGACTGGAGCGGCTGAACCGTCAATTCCCCACGATCCTGCGGCGCTGCCGTGAGCTTGGCCTGGAGCCCACGGCAGCGCCGATCCCCGTGGCTCCGGCCGCCCACTACTGGATGGGTGGAGTGAGCACCGACCTGGGCGCCGCCACGACTCTTCCGGGCCTCTATGCCGTGGGTGAAGTGGCCTGCAGCGGCGTGCATGGCGCCAATCGCCTGGCCAGCAATTCACTGATGGAATGTCTTGTTTTCGCCGGGCAGCTGCGGCATCTGTCCCTGCCGGACCAGCAGCCTGTGCCGCGCTCCTGGGGATCACCATCTCCTGCGGCCGGGAGCGGCTGCCCCCCGCAGCTCTCCAGGGCCATGCCCCTGGAGAGCGAGTTGCTCATCCGGATCGAGCGACTGCGCAGGCTCTGTTGGAGGGTGGCGGGGGTCGAGCGCCAGGAGCGGGACCTGCGCGAGGCCCTGCGGCTGATCCGCGAGCAGCGGCGGGAGCTGGAGGATCAACCCTGGATTCAGGCCCTGGCGCGGCTGGAGCCCGGCGATGAGCTCCCCCTGGGCCCGGGCGGCGGCGGCAGGTTGCGCCCCCTCAACGATCTGCGTCAGCTGCTCACCCTGGCGGATCTGCTGGTGGAGGCTGCCCTGTTCCGCCGCGAGAGCCGAGGTGGCCACTACCGCACCGACTGTCCGGCTCCACAGCCCTTCTGGCAACGCCACTCCCAGCAACAGCGCGGTGAGGGGATCCGCACGACTCCGTTGCTGGACGGGATCCCCGGCTGAGACCTGAGCCGGGGTCAGCTCAGAGCTGACCCTTGAAACCGCTCAATTCAGCCAGCCGTGCCAGGGGCTTGACGCCGGAGTCCAGCTTGCCGTTGATCTCCCAGGTGGGGAATCCCTCCAGGTTCTTGCTGTCGCAGAGCGCCTTCTGATTGTTGACACCATCGGCGGCGCATTCGATCACCTTGAGCTTGGCGGTGGCCTCCTTGCCGAACAGCTCCTTCTGCTCATGGCAGTGGGGGCACCAGTAGGCGCTGTACATCACCGCACCGGATCGGCTGAGGTGCTCCGCCAGGGCCAGGGTGGCCGGGGTGCTGACACTGGTGACGGGGAGTGGCGTGCCTCGGGTGCCCAGGGCGGCGGGGCGATCGACTGAGGCGGCCCAGCCCAGCCCCACCAGCCCCACCAGCAGGGCCACCAGCACCCCACGAAACACCAGCTGACCGCGGTCGTCCCACTGGCCGCCGATGAGGCTGAGCA from Synechococcus sp. CBW1107 encodes the following:
- a CDS encoding DUF3120 domain-containing protein; this encodes MPVVAAALVVVPVFLQAPWVRLHPSSATLFTAVILTVGLLLELRGPERWRGFGPLLVGFSGSWLAGCVFWGWCRLHPLWHLPIEAFALPLALAGLSGRWRSGALFYLASLLGTACTDGAMALTGVMPLWPQVLSAPVLEAPALLHGAALQVLRPAPLALVLGLAFVLTLLARGCRRSGPGGRLAASTLVTTLVVDGLFLIASLFSPQLSGLV
- the psbU gene encoding photosystem II complex extrinsic protein PsbU: MKRLVAWIMSGVLMAGLLVSLLLPPAVQAEELRNVADEKIAAREGKVDLNNSPVRSFQQFPGMYPTLAGKIVIGGPYEEIDDVLNLDLTDRQKELFEKYKDNFTVTPPSIALNEGDDRINAGVYR
- the nadB gene encoding L-aspartate oxidase, whose protein sequence is MPSTPRPRPPLAPIWDVVVVGGGAAGLMACLELPAGLKVLLLSKERGPRTASRWAQGGIAAVTRAEDSLESHRDDTLRAGAGLCDPGAVDLLVRQAPACVERLLGLGMAFDRNGSGLSTTLEAAHSHRRVLHAQDRTGGALVDALEREVLRRPGLVQRKGLMALQIWVDQGRCLGLQVLENDQVRWLRAGAVVLASGGGGHLFEKTTNPSQSTGDGVAMAWRAGAAIRDLEFVQFHPTALMLPGAPHFLISEAVRGEGARLIDSHGDSPVADLASADLAPRDQVSRALVRTMQAQGVDHLWLDLRPVGLERLNRQFPTILRRCRELGLEPTAAPIPVAPAAHYWMGGVSTDLGAATTLPGLYAVGEVACSGVHGANRLASNSLMECLVFAGQLRHLSLPDQQPVPRSWGSPSPAAGSGCPPQLSRAMPLESELLIRIERLRRLCWRVAGVERQERDLREALRLIREQRRELEDQPWIQALARLEPGDELPLGPGGGGRLRPLNDLRQLLTLADLLVEAALFRRESRGGHYRTDCPAPQPFWQRHSQQQRGEGIRTTPLLDGIPG
- a CDS encoding undecaprenyl-diphosphate phosphatase is translated as MGSALSAPVPGFLEACWHALVLGIVQGLTEFLPISSTAHLKVVPVLLGWGDPGVAVTAVIQLGSIAAVIVYFRRDLAQVLTGVSRASRHGQWGDPSARLGLAMAIGTLPIVLAGLAIKTLWPAYESSPLRGITSIALVSIVMALLLALAERVGRRTRDLPQVRPLDGLLVGIAQALAVIPGVSRSGSTLTASLFDGWQRPAAARFSFLLGIPAITLAGLVELKSAFASGASLGPIPLVIGIVSAAVVSWLAIAWLLSFLQTHSTWIFVIYRLVFGLLLLLWVWRMGPAAT